One genomic window of Monodelphis domestica isolate mMonDom1 chromosome 1, mMonDom1.pri, whole genome shotgun sequence includes the following:
- the GCFC2 gene encoding intron Large complex component GCFC2 isoform X1: MEGPEAPTSHLASGSTSPTWAAQLRDGRGRPAEGRGQAEPRANGMGSTAQAPKVAAQCTPTMSQRPPRNFRRRQADSGSSSDPDLDPEPSPDSGLTGRASERASGASGSRGRARVWATSRRAETRPAPKREAQDFSGNSGDSAGRLSDPPRAPAHADFLPLSGSPRQRGLALKGSSDSDSEDEPDPRGQATSCSSEGPDAASSEEEAQDAWETQQMRKALRVPGGGPASGLCHVPTGPAGKRVSDWAGSFPPVSLESIKKQLSSRGHRLWSAGRLASLEDVHRCHQREYECRRQDADSARKAVAALQEAPDPAPTYAFYRSLKDYLAVLLDCLSEKTAAIEALESALRALLRDRAASRLKRRQEELRSEAAHLQQLAARSTDCAPDAPGLCEQAAARRSQGSRPQPREGPSSEEEPEEEADLRDRQGDISRRGHRVFEDVGEDFSDSRKILLRFEQWRERFPDSYRDAYASLCLPKLLGPFIRLQMLDWNPLEPDCAPLQCMAWFQSVQEFAGGPGEDGPDGGILPAALDKTVLPYLTGFVRCLWDPLSTSQTRSLVQRCREVLGLRAAAGGGTGLATQDLMDSVVWRLKRAIEEDVFIPLYPKRVVEDRALPHAAFQERQFWSAVKLWNNILLWDGLVLDDTLQELALDKLLNRYLVVALSNASPAPDVLDKYRRVVESLPESWLGAGSCIPRLASLAQALARAAQQLHDQDAGLGSAVRDLVLLLVKMKALAQARAFVERNGLAALSPHVAGQL; the protein is encoded by the exons ATGGAGGGACCCGAGGCCCCTACTTCACATTTGGCCTCGGGCTCCACCTCTCCAACCTGGGCTGCACAACTACGGGATGGGCGGGGCAGGCCGGCGGAGGGGCGGGGCCAGGCAGAACCGAGGGCCAATGGCATGGGCTCCACTGCGCAGGCGCCGAAAGTGGCGGCACAGTGCACTCCGACCATGTCTCAGCGGCCTCCACGGAACTTCCGCCGGCGCCAGGCGGACTCGGGCTCCAGCTCTGACCCCGACCTCGACCCTGAGCCCAGTCCCGATTCGGGCCTCACCGGCCGTGCCTCCGAGCGCGCATCCGGGGCCTCAGGGAGTCGGGGCCGCGCCCGCGTCTGGGCAACTTCCCGCCGTGCAG AGACCCGGCCAGCTCCGAAGCGCGAGGCCCAGGACTTCTCCGGGAACAGCGGGGACTCGGCAG GCCGCCTCTCTGATCCGCCGCGAGCCCCGGCCCACGCAGACTTCCTCCCTCTGAGTGGGAGTCCCCGGCAGCGCGGCCTTGCTTTGAAGGGGAGCAGTGACAGCGACTCCGAGGATGAGCCTGACCCCCGAGGCCAAGCGA CCTCCTGCAGCAGCGAAGGCCCCGATGCTGCAAGCTCCGAGGAGGAGGCCCAGGACGCCTGGGAGACCCAGCAGATGAGGAAGGCACTCCGAGTCCCTGGAGGG GGACCAGCCTCGGGCCTCTGCCACGTCCCGACGGGCCCCGCAGGGAAGAGAGTGTCCGACTGGGCCGGCTCCTTCCCCCCCGTGAGCCTGGAGAGCATCAAGAAGCAGCTCAGCAGCC GGGGTCACCGGCTCTGGTCCGCGGGCAGGTTGGCGTCCCTGGAGGACGTGCACCGCTGCCACCAGAGGGAGTACGAGTGCCGCCGGCAGGACGCCGACAGCGCCAGGAAGGCCGTGGCGGCCCTGCAGGAGGCGCCGGACCCGGCCCCGACCTACGCCTTCTACAGGAGCCTGAAGGACTACCTGGCGGTGCTGCTCGACTGCCTGAGCGAGAAG ACGGCGGCCATCGAGGCGCTGGAGTCGGCCCTGCGCGCCCTCCTCCGGGATCGGGCCGCCTCCCGCCTGAAGCGGCGGCAGGAGGAGCTCCGCAGCGAAGCGGCGCACCTGCAGCAGCTGGCGG CCAGGAGCACGGACTGCGCCCCGGACGCCCCCGGACTCTGCGAACAGGCCGCGGCCCGGAG GTCGCAGGGAAGCCGCCCGCAGCCTCGGGAAGGCCCGTCCAGCGAAGAGGAACCAGAGGAGGAGGCCGACCTCCGGGACAGGCAAG GGGACATCTCGCGGCGCGGCCATAGGGTGTTTGAGGACGTCGGCGAGGACTTCTCTGACAGCCGGAAGATCCTGCTGAGATTCGAGCAGTGGCGCGAGCGCTTCCCCGACTCCTACCGCGACGCTTACGCCAGCCTCTGCCTCCCCAAACTTCTCGGGCCCTTCATCCGGCTTCAGATGCTGGACTGGAACCCCCTCGAG CCGGACTGCGCCCCCCTGCAGTGCATGGCCTGGTTCCAGTCTGTGCAGGAATTCGCCGGCGGCCCAGGGGAAGACGGCCCCGACGGGGGGATCCTGCCAGCTGCTCTAGACAAGACGGTGCTTCCTTACCTCACGG GCTTTGTCCGATGCCTCTGGGACCCTCTGTCCACCTCGCAGACCAGGAGCCTTGTGCAGCGCTGTAGGGAAGTGCTCGGCCTGCGGGCAGCTGCAGGAGGCGGAACGGGGCTCGCCACTCAG GATTTGATGGACTCTGTTGTCTGGAGGTTGAAGAGGGCCATCGAGGAAGATGTCTTCATTCCCCTTTATCCTAAACG GGTCGTGGAGGACAGAGCCCTGCCACACGCCGCGTTCCAGGAGCGACAGTTCTGGTCCGCAGTGAAG CTTTGGAACAACATCCTCCTCTGGGATGGCCTCGTCCTGGACGACACCCTACAGGAGCTGGCCCTGGACAAGCTGCTCAATCGCTACCTGGTCGTCGCGCTCTCCAATGCCAGCCCTGCGCCAGACGTGCTTGACAAGTACCGCAGG GTGGTGGAGAGTCTCCCGGAGAGCTGGCTCGGCGCGGGGTCCTGCATCCCTCGGCTCGCCAGCCTTGCCCAGGCGCTGGCCCGGGCCGCGCAGCAGCTGCACGACCAGGACGCCGGGCTCGG GTCTGCCGTGCGGGACCTGGTCCTCCTCTTGGTGAAGATGAAGGCTCTGGCCCAGGCCCGGGCCTTTGTGGAAAGAAACGGGCTGGCCGCGCTGAGCCCCCACGTGGCTGGCCAGCtgtga
- the GCFC2 gene encoding intron Large complex component GCFC2 isoform X3 produces the protein MEGPEAPTSHLASGSTSPTWAAQLRDGRGRPAEGRGQAEPRANGMGSTAQAPKVAAQCTPTMSQRPPRNFRRRQADSGSSSDPDLDPEPSPDSGLTGRASERASGASGSRGRARVWATSRRAETRPAPKREAQDFSGNSGDSAGRLSDPPRAPAHADFLPLSGSPRQRGLALKGSSDSDSEDEPDPRGQATSCSSEGPDAASSEEEAQDAWETQQMRKALRVPGGGPASGLCHVPTGPAGKRVSDWAGSFPPVSLESIKKQLSSRLASLEDVHRCHQREYECRRQDADSARKAVAALQEAPDPAPTYAFYRSLKDYLAVLLDCLSEKTAAIEALESALRALLRDRAASRLKRRQEELRSEAAHLQQLAARSTDCAPDAPGLCEQAAARRSQGSRPQPREGPSSEEEPEEEADLRDRQGDISRRGHRVFEDVGEDFSDSRKILLRFEQWRERFPDSYRDAYASLCLPKLLGPFIRLQMLDWNPLEPDCAPLQCMAWFQSVQEFAGGPGEDGPDGGILPAALDKTVLPYLTGFVRCLWDPLSTSQTRSLVQRCREVLGLRAAAGGGTGLATQDLMDSVVWRLKRAIEEDVFIPLYPKRVVEDRALPHAAFQERQFWSAVKLWNNILLWDGLVLDDTLQELALDKLLNRYLVVALSNASPAPDVLDKYRRVVESLPESWLGAGSCIPRLASLAQALARAAQQLHDQDAGLGSAVRDLVLLLVKMKALAQARAFVERNGLAALSPHVAGQL, from the exons ATGGAGGGACCCGAGGCCCCTACTTCACATTTGGCCTCGGGCTCCACCTCTCCAACCTGGGCTGCACAACTACGGGATGGGCGGGGCAGGCCGGCGGAGGGGCGGGGCCAGGCAGAACCGAGGGCCAATGGCATGGGCTCCACTGCGCAGGCGCCGAAAGTGGCGGCACAGTGCACTCCGACCATGTCTCAGCGGCCTCCACGGAACTTCCGCCGGCGCCAGGCGGACTCGGGCTCCAGCTCTGACCCCGACCTCGACCCTGAGCCCAGTCCCGATTCGGGCCTCACCGGCCGTGCCTCCGAGCGCGCATCCGGGGCCTCAGGGAGTCGGGGCCGCGCCCGCGTCTGGGCAACTTCCCGCCGTGCAG AGACCCGGCCAGCTCCGAAGCGCGAGGCCCAGGACTTCTCCGGGAACAGCGGGGACTCGGCAG GCCGCCTCTCTGATCCGCCGCGAGCCCCGGCCCACGCAGACTTCCTCCCTCTGAGTGGGAGTCCCCGGCAGCGCGGCCTTGCTTTGAAGGGGAGCAGTGACAGCGACTCCGAGGATGAGCCTGACCCCCGAGGCCAAGCGA CCTCCTGCAGCAGCGAAGGCCCCGATGCTGCAAGCTCCGAGGAGGAGGCCCAGGACGCCTGGGAGACCCAGCAGATGAGGAAGGCACTCCGAGTCCCTGGAGGG GGACCAGCCTCGGGCCTCTGCCACGTCCCGACGGGCCCCGCAGGGAAGAGAGTGTCCGACTGGGCCGGCTCCTTCCCCCCCGTGAGCCTGGAGAGCATCAAGAAGCAGCTCAGCAGCCG GTTGGCGTCCCTGGAGGACGTGCACCGCTGCCACCAGAGGGAGTACGAGTGCCGCCGGCAGGACGCCGACAGCGCCAGGAAGGCCGTGGCGGCCCTGCAGGAGGCGCCGGACCCGGCCCCGACCTACGCCTTCTACAGGAGCCTGAAGGACTACCTGGCGGTGCTGCTCGACTGCCTGAGCGAGAAG ACGGCGGCCATCGAGGCGCTGGAGTCGGCCCTGCGCGCCCTCCTCCGGGATCGGGCCGCCTCCCGCCTGAAGCGGCGGCAGGAGGAGCTCCGCAGCGAAGCGGCGCACCTGCAGCAGCTGGCGG CCAGGAGCACGGACTGCGCCCCGGACGCCCCCGGACTCTGCGAACAGGCCGCGGCCCGGAG GTCGCAGGGAAGCCGCCCGCAGCCTCGGGAAGGCCCGTCCAGCGAAGAGGAACCAGAGGAGGAGGCCGACCTCCGGGACAGGCAAG GGGACATCTCGCGGCGCGGCCATAGGGTGTTTGAGGACGTCGGCGAGGACTTCTCTGACAGCCGGAAGATCCTGCTGAGATTCGAGCAGTGGCGCGAGCGCTTCCCCGACTCCTACCGCGACGCTTACGCCAGCCTCTGCCTCCCCAAACTTCTCGGGCCCTTCATCCGGCTTCAGATGCTGGACTGGAACCCCCTCGAG CCGGACTGCGCCCCCCTGCAGTGCATGGCCTGGTTCCAGTCTGTGCAGGAATTCGCCGGCGGCCCAGGGGAAGACGGCCCCGACGGGGGGATCCTGCCAGCTGCTCTAGACAAGACGGTGCTTCCTTACCTCACGG GCTTTGTCCGATGCCTCTGGGACCCTCTGTCCACCTCGCAGACCAGGAGCCTTGTGCAGCGCTGTAGGGAAGTGCTCGGCCTGCGGGCAGCTGCAGGAGGCGGAACGGGGCTCGCCACTCAG GATTTGATGGACTCTGTTGTCTGGAGGTTGAAGAGGGCCATCGAGGAAGATGTCTTCATTCCCCTTTATCCTAAACG GGTCGTGGAGGACAGAGCCCTGCCACACGCCGCGTTCCAGGAGCGACAGTTCTGGTCCGCAGTGAAG CTTTGGAACAACATCCTCCTCTGGGATGGCCTCGTCCTGGACGACACCCTACAGGAGCTGGCCCTGGACAAGCTGCTCAATCGCTACCTGGTCGTCGCGCTCTCCAATGCCAGCCCTGCGCCAGACGTGCTTGACAAGTACCGCAGG GTGGTGGAGAGTCTCCCGGAGAGCTGGCTCGGCGCGGGGTCCTGCATCCCTCGGCTCGCCAGCCTTGCCCAGGCGCTGGCCCGGGCCGCGCAGCAGCTGCACGACCAGGACGCCGGGCTCGG GTCTGCCGTGCGGGACCTGGTCCTCCTCTTGGTGAAGATGAAGGCTCTGGCCCAGGCCCGGGCCTTTGTGGAAAGAAACGGGCTGGCCGCGCTGAGCCCCCACGTGGCTGGCCAGCtgtga
- the GCFC2 gene encoding intron Large complex component GCFC2 isoform X2 yields MEGPEAPTSHLASGSTSPTWAAQLRDGRGRPAEGRGQAEPRANGMGSTAQAPKVAAQCTPTMSQRPPRNFRRRQADSGSSSDPDLDPEPSPDSGLTGRASERASGASGSRGRARVWATSRRAETRPAPKREAQDFSGNSGDSAGRLSDPPRAPAHADFLPLSGSPRQRGLALKGSSDSDSEDEPDPRGQATSCSSEGPDAASSEEEAQDAWETQQMRKALRVPGGGPASGLCHVPTGPAGKRVSDWAGSFPPVSLESIKKQLSSRGHRLWSAGRLASLEDVHRCHQREYECRRQDADSARKAVAALQEAPDPAPTYAFYRSLKDYLAVLLDCLSEKTAAIEALESALRALLRDRAASRLKRRQEELRSEAAHLQQLAARSTDCAPDAPGLCEQAAARRSQGSRPQPREGPSSEEEPEEEADLRDRQGDISRRGHRVFEDVGEDFSDSRKILLRFEQWRERFPDSYRDAYASLCLPKLLGPFIRLQMLDWNPLECMAWFQSVQEFAGGPGEDGPDGGILPAALDKTVLPYLTGFVRCLWDPLSTSQTRSLVQRCREVLGLRAAAGGGTGLATQDLMDSVVWRLKRAIEEDVFIPLYPKRVVEDRALPHAAFQERQFWSAVKLWNNILLWDGLVLDDTLQELALDKLLNRYLVVALSNASPAPDVLDKYRRVVESLPESWLGAGSCIPRLASLAQALARAAQQLHDQDAGLGSAVRDLVLLLVKMKALAQARAFVERNGLAALSPHVAGQL; encoded by the exons ATGGAGGGACCCGAGGCCCCTACTTCACATTTGGCCTCGGGCTCCACCTCTCCAACCTGGGCTGCACAACTACGGGATGGGCGGGGCAGGCCGGCGGAGGGGCGGGGCCAGGCAGAACCGAGGGCCAATGGCATGGGCTCCACTGCGCAGGCGCCGAAAGTGGCGGCACAGTGCACTCCGACCATGTCTCAGCGGCCTCCACGGAACTTCCGCCGGCGCCAGGCGGACTCGGGCTCCAGCTCTGACCCCGACCTCGACCCTGAGCCCAGTCCCGATTCGGGCCTCACCGGCCGTGCCTCCGAGCGCGCATCCGGGGCCTCAGGGAGTCGGGGCCGCGCCCGCGTCTGGGCAACTTCCCGCCGTGCAG AGACCCGGCCAGCTCCGAAGCGCGAGGCCCAGGACTTCTCCGGGAACAGCGGGGACTCGGCAG GCCGCCTCTCTGATCCGCCGCGAGCCCCGGCCCACGCAGACTTCCTCCCTCTGAGTGGGAGTCCCCGGCAGCGCGGCCTTGCTTTGAAGGGGAGCAGTGACAGCGACTCCGAGGATGAGCCTGACCCCCGAGGCCAAGCGA CCTCCTGCAGCAGCGAAGGCCCCGATGCTGCAAGCTCCGAGGAGGAGGCCCAGGACGCCTGGGAGACCCAGCAGATGAGGAAGGCACTCCGAGTCCCTGGAGGG GGACCAGCCTCGGGCCTCTGCCACGTCCCGACGGGCCCCGCAGGGAAGAGAGTGTCCGACTGGGCCGGCTCCTTCCCCCCCGTGAGCCTGGAGAGCATCAAGAAGCAGCTCAGCAGCC GGGGTCACCGGCTCTGGTCCGCGGGCAGGTTGGCGTCCCTGGAGGACGTGCACCGCTGCCACCAGAGGGAGTACGAGTGCCGCCGGCAGGACGCCGACAGCGCCAGGAAGGCCGTGGCGGCCCTGCAGGAGGCGCCGGACCCGGCCCCGACCTACGCCTTCTACAGGAGCCTGAAGGACTACCTGGCGGTGCTGCTCGACTGCCTGAGCGAGAAG ACGGCGGCCATCGAGGCGCTGGAGTCGGCCCTGCGCGCCCTCCTCCGGGATCGGGCCGCCTCCCGCCTGAAGCGGCGGCAGGAGGAGCTCCGCAGCGAAGCGGCGCACCTGCAGCAGCTGGCGG CCAGGAGCACGGACTGCGCCCCGGACGCCCCCGGACTCTGCGAACAGGCCGCGGCCCGGAG GTCGCAGGGAAGCCGCCCGCAGCCTCGGGAAGGCCCGTCCAGCGAAGAGGAACCAGAGGAGGAGGCCGACCTCCGGGACAGGCAAG GGGACATCTCGCGGCGCGGCCATAGGGTGTTTGAGGACGTCGGCGAGGACTTCTCTGACAGCCGGAAGATCCTGCTGAGATTCGAGCAGTGGCGCGAGCGCTTCCCCGACTCCTACCGCGACGCTTACGCCAGCCTCTGCCTCCCCAAACTTCTCGGGCCCTTCATCCGGCTTCAGATGCTGGACTGGAACCCCCTCGAG TGCATGGCCTGGTTCCAGTCTGTGCAGGAATTCGCCGGCGGCCCAGGGGAAGACGGCCCCGACGGGGGGATCCTGCCAGCTGCTCTAGACAAGACGGTGCTTCCTTACCTCACGG GCTTTGTCCGATGCCTCTGGGACCCTCTGTCCACCTCGCAGACCAGGAGCCTTGTGCAGCGCTGTAGGGAAGTGCTCGGCCTGCGGGCAGCTGCAGGAGGCGGAACGGGGCTCGCCACTCAG GATTTGATGGACTCTGTTGTCTGGAGGTTGAAGAGGGCCATCGAGGAAGATGTCTTCATTCCCCTTTATCCTAAACG GGTCGTGGAGGACAGAGCCCTGCCACACGCCGCGTTCCAGGAGCGACAGTTCTGGTCCGCAGTGAAG CTTTGGAACAACATCCTCCTCTGGGATGGCCTCGTCCTGGACGACACCCTACAGGAGCTGGCCCTGGACAAGCTGCTCAATCGCTACCTGGTCGTCGCGCTCTCCAATGCCAGCCCTGCGCCAGACGTGCTTGACAAGTACCGCAGG GTGGTGGAGAGTCTCCCGGAGAGCTGGCTCGGCGCGGGGTCCTGCATCCCTCGGCTCGCCAGCCTTGCCCAGGCGCTGGCCCGGGCCGCGCAGCAGCTGCACGACCAGGACGCCGGGCTCGG GTCTGCCGTGCGGGACCTGGTCCTCCTCTTGGTGAAGATGAAGGCTCTGGCCCAGGCCCGGGCCTTTGTGGAAAGAAACGGGCTGGCCGCGCTGAGCCCCCACGTGGCTGGCCAGCtgtga
- the MRPL19 gene encoding 39S ribosomal protein L19, mitochondrial, translating to MPSPRLSGCPLAALEQKGSVGRSTAWQTAAFGPRRLPSTVTCHTLSADPENMAASAGLASAFLFRLRLGAAPRVSTCRALSGPGAPAGFQPPPKPVIVDKRREPERERRFLSPEFIPPRGRTRPLKFQLERRDMLQRRKVLHIPEFYVGSILAVTSSDPHAKGKSSRFLGICTQRSGQGLGATFVLRNIIEGQGVEICFDLYSPRIQEIQVMRLEKRLDDNLMYLRDALPEYSTFELDMKPEAPASSGEVPVNPLQVKMKPKPWSKRWERPKFNIRGIRFDLCLSEEQLQEARKWSRPWLEFDMMRERPTEALEAQIWEEIEAARRGP from the exons ATGCCCTCTCCGCGTCTTAGCGGCTGCCCCCTCGCGGCCTTGGAGCAGAAAGGCAGTGTCGGGAGAAGCACCGCTTGGCAAACGGCTGCGTTTGGCCCGCGCCGGCTACCGTCCACCGTCACGTGCCACACGCTGAGCGCAGACCCTGAAAATATGGCGGCGTCCGCGGGCCTCGCGTCCGCCTTCCTCTTTCGCCTCCGTCTCGGAGCCGCGCCGCGTGTGTCCACCTGCC GCGCCCTCTCTGGCCCCGGGGCCCCCGCGGGCTTTCAGCCGCCCCCCAAGCCGGTCATTGTGGACAAGAGGCGGGAGCCGGAGCGGGAGCGCAG GTTCCTAAGCCCCGAGTTCATCCCTCCCCGCGGGCGGACGAGGCCGCTGAAGTTCCAGCTGGAGCGCCGGGACATGCTGCAGCGGCGGAAGGTCCTGCACATCCCCGAGTTCTACGTGG GGAGCATCCTGGCCGTCACCTCGTCGGACCCTCACGCCAAGGGCAAAAGCAGCCGCTTCCTGGGCATTTGTACCCAGAGGTCGGGCCAGGGCCTCGGGGCCACCTTCGTTCTGCGCAACATCATCGAGGGCCAAG GGGTGGAGATCTGCTTTGACCTGTACAGCCCGCGGATCCAGGAAATCCAAGTGATGCGGCTGGAGAAGCGCCTGGACGACAACCTCATGTACCTGCGCGACGCCCTGCCCGAGTACAGCACCTTCGAGCTGGACATGAAGCCCGAGGCCCCCGCCTCCAGCGGGGAGGTCCCCGTGAACCCG CTCCAGGTCAAAATGAAGCCCAAGCCTTGGTCCAAACGCTGGGAGCGGCCCAAGTTCAACATCCGGGGCATCAGGTTCGACCTGTGCCTCAGCGAGGAGCAGCTGCAGGAAGCCCGCAAGTGGAGCCGCCCCTGGCTCGAGTTCGACATGATGAGGGAGCGGCCCACGGAGGCCCTGGAGGCCCAGATCTGGGAGGAGATAGAGGCGGCCCGGCGGGGGCCCTGA